A window of Edaphobacter lichenicola contains these coding sequences:
- a CDS encoding outer membrane beta-barrel protein — protein sequence MALSLQQKQNEVQHAQGREGLSVFRRVLCSVVFLIICGLLFAAGSLAHAQSTFGSVRGNVQDASGSAIPDAKIVLHSTDENTERTVDTDSSGGFIFENVKAGKYSLRAHRDGFADTVVSGISVEARQDLRLETTLNVAAQMTTVEVSGAGDQINTENGTISDSKTNIEMTQLPLNNRATTTSPLGALGLSPNVQTDSSGNIALGGASSSMVNFSVDGISSANVRQNGALQDAYPSQEGIAAVKVTAFNNSAEFSQVGDVTFTTKNGTSQYHGSVFEYLQNQALDADPYGSRGKAPKKFNTFGFSLSGPIVIPHLYDGHSKTFFFADYEGNRRRTAVFQQYVVPTAADRSGNLSDIGGPTIPSTQISQTAKALLAYYPLPNVAGATNQTQSINYQNFQATPARTDGADIRVDQTISSKQSVYARFSRKNITTDFANLFLPDDSDSIHNRSLLISHTYTITPKLLNEFRYGFTNVTTNVNFLIQGSTALSQLDLTGVDISQHPLTHAFPTFNFSAGTPFPVIGRDKAGVTQSKTTQFSDNLTYSFGKHTVKGGIDIRRVRYFDLESFAPQFASDDFGAFIFQPSYGNAQGDQFTGNAFGDFLEGAPTTLYFAVSSPDVGGTATQYSFFAQDEFQVNSRLTLSYGLRWQILPGFQEDGGNLANFDQRNNSIVVPDALAGYLASQNITSSNVAFQQSFNACPSGTAAGSTVHGLPCTGYITASQDGLPQSLRQTYKGDFQPRIAIAYRPFNDTRTVVRAGFGIYTMTNLGPLSFNNSGNPTSNLHTYSNSNSAGPNTPQIIFPNTAPATSGVTFGGGGLDQGVDPNFRDPQSNQWNVTVERQLTNATSLRASYVGMHTYRLSITEDLNQIPASTTPYNTGATAGAFVDSRAPYQNWTTLLSTFNAGEANYHAFELQATHRLERGLYVDANYTYAKNEADNQGDAPSAFAGEVNYGLPIADRFHIKQNLGNVSGTRRNRMLLTGVYQLPFGKGRQYMNTSTATDIFLGGWDLTTITLLETGPWLTPSISGSSDQSNTNVVNRSAVLRPDVVSRDTAGAVTYNNLSFLATPAGAGRFGNAGVGVIQGPGTAAVSLGVAKRFAITEKVHARFETTFTNVLNHTNFAPPVTAIDNSLFGQLTGPQTAENAGNRTGQAALRIDF from the coding sequence ATGGCCCTGTCGCTTCAACAGAAGCAGAACGAGGTCCAGCACGCTCAAGGACGGGAGGGACTAAGCGTTTTTAGACGTGTTTTATGCAGCGTCGTCTTCCTAATTATTTGTGGTCTGTTGTTTGCGGCGGGGTCGTTGGCCCATGCGCAGTCGACGTTTGGGAGTGTCAGGGGCAACGTACAGGACGCGAGCGGCTCGGCGATTCCAGACGCGAAGATTGTGCTGCATAGTACAGATGAAAACACAGAGCGCACAGTCGATACCGATAGTTCAGGCGGCTTCATCTTTGAAAACGTAAAGGCTGGTAAGTACTCGTTGCGTGCTCATCGCGATGGCTTTGCCGATACCGTTGTGTCGGGAATCTCAGTCGAAGCGCGGCAGGACTTGAGACTTGAGACTACGCTCAATGTTGCGGCACAGATGACAACCGTGGAGGTATCGGGAGCAGGCGACCAGATCAATACGGAAAATGGAACGATCAGCGATTCGAAGACGAATATCGAAATGACGCAGTTACCCCTGAATAACCGCGCGACCACTACAAGTCCGCTAGGTGCACTTGGCCTGTCTCCCAACGTTCAGACAGATAGTTCCGGCAATATCGCTCTCGGCGGAGCGAGCTCCTCGATGGTGAATTTTTCCGTCGATGGTATTTCAAGTGCTAACGTGCGGCAGAACGGAGCGCTGCAGGACGCCTATCCTTCACAGGAAGGCATTGCTGCAGTGAAAGTGACCGCATTCAACAATAGTGCGGAGTTTTCCCAGGTTGGCGACGTGACATTTACAACCAAGAATGGGACAAGCCAGTATCACGGGAGTGTCTTCGAGTATCTGCAAAACCAGGCTCTGGATGCAGACCCGTACGGCTCCCGCGGAAAAGCCCCTAAGAAATTCAATACGTTTGGCTTCTCGTTGAGCGGGCCGATTGTGATTCCGCATCTGTATGATGGACACAGTAAGACGTTTTTCTTTGCGGACTATGAGGGCAACCGGCGCCGCACTGCGGTGTTTCAGCAATATGTAGTTCCGACTGCCGCGGACAGGAGCGGCAACCTCTCCGATATAGGTGGCCCTACGATTCCATCTACCCAAATTAGCCAGACAGCAAAGGCGCTGCTTGCTTATTATCCATTGCCGAATGTGGCAGGCGCTACTAACCAGACGCAGAGCATCAACTATCAGAACTTTCAAGCGACTCCGGCACGCACCGACGGTGCGGACATCCGGGTCGATCAGACGATCTCGTCCAAGCAATCGGTTTACGCGCGCTTTAGCCGCAAGAACATCACCACGGACTTCGCGAATCTCTTTCTGCCGGATGATTCGGATTCCATTCACAATCGGAGCCTGTTGATTTCGCATACTTACACGATTACCCCAAAGCTGCTGAATGAGTTCCGCTACGGCTTCACGAACGTTACGACCAACGTCAACTTTCTGATTCAAGGTTCCACTGCGCTGAGTCAGTTGGATCTCACGGGTGTCGATATCAGTCAGCATCCACTAACCCATGCATTCCCCACCTTCAATTTCAGCGCGGGCACTCCGTTTCCAGTTATTGGAAGAGACAAGGCAGGCGTCACCCAGTCGAAGACGACGCAGTTCAGCGATAACCTTACTTACAGCTTCGGCAAGCACACCGTGAAGGGTGGGATCGATATCCGTCGCGTTCGGTACTTCGATTTGGAGAGCTTTGCCCCACAATTCGCCTCAGATGATTTCGGGGCCTTCATATTTCAGCCATCGTATGGAAACGCCCAAGGCGATCAGTTTACGGGCAATGCCTTTGGCGACTTCCTCGAAGGCGCGCCAACCACACTTTACTTCGCTGTCTCGAGCCCGGATGTCGGAGGAACCGCCACGCAATACAGTTTCTTTGCTCAGGACGAATTCCAGGTCAACAGCCGGTTGACGCTCAGCTACGGTCTTCGCTGGCAGATTCTCCCCGGCTTCCAGGAGGACGGCGGCAATCTGGCAAACTTCGATCAACGAAATAACTCGATTGTCGTTCCTGATGCTTTGGCGGGATATCTCGCCAGCCAGAACATCACCTCTTCCAATGTTGCTTTCCAGCAGTCCTTCAATGCGTGCCCGTCCGGCACTGCTGCCGGATCGACCGTTCACGGGTTGCCATGCACCGGATATATCACGGCCAGCCAGGATGGATTGCCGCAGAGTCTGCGCCAGACCTATAAAGGGGACTTCCAGCCGCGCATCGCGATTGCCTATCGTCCGTTCAACGACACCAGGACGGTGGTGCGTGCCGGATTTGGCATCTATACGATGACCAACTTGGGACCACTTTCGTTCAACAACAGCGGCAACCCAACCTCAAATCTGCACACGTATTCCAACTCCAACAGTGCCGGACCAAATACGCCACAGATCATCTTTCCGAATACGGCTCCTGCCACCTCTGGGGTCACCTTCGGTGGTGGCGGACTGGATCAGGGAGTTGATCCCAACTTCCGCGACCCCCAGTCAAACCAATGGAACGTGACCGTGGAACGACAGCTCACAAACGCAACGTCGCTTCGCGCGAGCTACGTTGGCATGCACACCTACCGGCTGAGCATCACCGAGGATCTTAACCAGATTCCCGCCAGCACGACTCCATACAACACGGGAGCAACGGCTGGGGCTTTCGTGGATTCCCGCGCGCCATATCAGAATTGGACGACGCTGCTCAGCACGTTCAATGCAGGTGAGGCAAACTATCACGCGTTCGAGCTCCAGGCGACGCATCGTTTGGAGCGTGGGCTCTACGTGGATGCAAACTACACCTACGCAAAAAATGAGGCTGACAATCAGGGTGATGCGCCAAGCGCGTTCGCCGGTGAAGTCAATTACGGACTTCCCATCGCCGATCGCTTTCACATCAAACAGAACCTCGGCAATGTTTCCGGTACTCGACGCAACCGCATGCTGCTCACAGGGGTGTATCAGCTTCCTTTCGGCAAGGGGCGTCAGTACATGAATACCAGTACAGCCACGGATATATTTCTCGGCGGGTGGGACCTGACAACCATCACATTGCTGGAGACAGGCCCCTGGCTTACCCCAAGCATCAGCGGTTCTTCCGATCAGTCGAACACGAACGTCGTCAATCGCAGCGCTGTGCTGCGTCCAGATGTGGTATCGAGGGATACTGCCGGAGCGGTGACCTACAACAACCTGTCCTTCCTAGCAACACCTGCAGGAGCAGGTCGCTTCGGGAATGCAGGAGTTGGGGTCATCCAGGGTCCTGGGACTGCCGCAGTGAGCCTCGGCGTGGCGAAGCGGTTCGCTATCACCGAGAAGGTGCATGCACGGTTCGAGACGACCTTTACAAACGTTCTGAACCACACCAACTTTGCGCCACCTGTGACGGCGATCGACAACTCGCTGTTCGGGCAGCTGACTGGACCGCAAACGGCGGAGAACGCGGGGAATCGGACGGGACAGGCGGCGCTCAGAATCGACTTCTAA
- a CDS encoding Na+/H+ antiporter: MPSGGGVQSVEALFLLLLMFVASFAALARKLKIPYPIVLVIAGLLLGFLPGVPRINLDPDIVFLVFLPPLLHAAAWTLSWREFQRNFSSIAKLAVGLVFFTIIGLALSAGKLLPGFDWRSAVLLGAVVAATDAIAATSIARRVGLPQWIVEILEAESLVNDGTGLVALQFGLLILMTGRTPSIVETVGRLVFLIGGGVLIGLAVGAIVAWFEKWVDDGGIEIVISILVPYATYLLGARAGVSGVIAVIACSMYMSRMSVTYMSPGVRLQAAAVWDALTFILNGIVFILIGLQLPYVMGQINGMSHSVLLRYGIGFSLAMVAVRMIWIFGETYLSYWFQRWAKKPDLVAPQPAAVFIIGWGGMRGVLSLAAAVSLPYTLPDGRLFPQRSMIIYLAFCLIFTTLVLQGLTMPTLIRLLGLAGETSLHAEEQEARRVLFREAIAHLSRKRSKNHDQSAMFGELIASYQRRLDAMPAEREEHVKGLVDQSRRNEEILEALQVEREALIRLRNEERIDDEVLRTLQRELDFAESRVHTGSILAL, encoded by the coding sequence ATGCCAAGTGGCGGCGGTGTGCAATCGGTCGAAGCTTTGTTCCTATTGCTTCTTATGTTTGTCGCCTCGTTCGCCGCCTTGGCACGCAAACTTAAGATTCCGTATCCGATTGTGTTGGTCATCGCGGGATTGCTTCTTGGATTTCTGCCTGGAGTGCCCCGGATCAATCTGGACCCCGACATTGTCTTTTTGGTGTTTCTTCCCCCGTTACTTCATGCCGCGGCGTGGACTCTCTCCTGGCGTGAATTCCAGCGAAATTTCTCGAGTATTGCGAAGCTTGCGGTCGGACTGGTCTTCTTCACGATCATCGGCTTAGCGTTGTCGGCCGGAAAATTGCTGCCTGGCTTTGATTGGAGATCCGCAGTTCTCCTTGGTGCGGTGGTCGCTGCAACAGACGCTATCGCTGCGACCTCGATCGCACGCCGTGTTGGCCTTCCGCAATGGATTGTCGAGATTCTTGAAGCTGAGAGCCTCGTAAATGATGGCACCGGTCTCGTTGCGTTGCAGTTTGGTCTCCTGATCTTGATGACGGGAAGAACTCCATCCATCGTCGAGACAGTTGGACGTCTGGTCTTTTTGATTGGCGGAGGGGTACTTATAGGCTTGGCTGTGGGAGCGATCGTGGCATGGTTCGAGAAGTGGGTTGATGACGGCGGCATCGAGATCGTCATCAGTATTCTCGTTCCGTATGCAACATATCTGCTTGGTGCTAGGGCAGGCGTTTCCGGCGTGATCGCGGTGATCGCGTGCAGTATGTACATGAGCCGCATGAGTGTTACCTACATGAGCCCGGGAGTACGACTTCAAGCGGCAGCAGTTTGGGACGCGCTTACCTTCATCTTGAATGGCATCGTCTTCATTCTCATTGGTCTTCAATTGCCATATGTTATGGGGCAAATCAACGGAATGAGCCATTCAGTTTTGCTTCGATACGGCATAGGCTTCAGTCTCGCTATGGTTGCCGTTCGTATGATATGGATCTTCGGAGAGACATATCTCTCCTACTGGTTTCAACGATGGGCAAAGAAGCCCGATCTTGTCGCTCCTCAGCCGGCAGCCGTCTTCATCATCGGCTGGGGTGGAATGCGGGGAGTACTGTCGCTGGCGGCTGCGGTCTCCTTGCCTTACACTTTGCCGGACGGAAGACTATTTCCCCAAAGAAGCATGATCATCTATCTGGCGTTCTGTTTGATCTTTACAACGCTTGTCCTCCAGGGACTCACGATGCCGACATTGATCCGGCTCTTGGGGTTAGCTGGTGAGACATCGCTTCATGCTGAAGAGCAAGAAGCTCGGAGAGTGTTGTTCAGGGAAGCAATTGCCCATTTGAGCCGCAAGCGTTCGAAGAACCATGATCAGTCGGCCATGTTTGGAGAACTGATCGCGAGCTACCAACGAAGACTCGATGCGATGCCTGCAGAACGCGAAGAGCACGTGAAAGGACTGGTCGATCAGAGTCGCCGGAATGAGGAAATTCTGGAGGCACTCCAGGTAGAGCGGGAGGCACTCATTCGGCTACGGAATGAGGAGAGAATCGACGATGAGGTGTTGCGGACGTTACAGCGGGAGCTCGACTTTGCAGAGAGCCGCGTGCATACAGGCTCGATATTGGCGTTATAG
- a CDS encoding pyridoxal phosphate-dependent decarboxylase family protein yields MPADDFLKLLDAAQQHLDEGFAHLPANPAPPLDESASAILHQVAGRLQDNYPYAHPLYAGQMLKPPHPIARAAYALAMSVNPNNHALDGGRASSAMEIEAVAALAKMFHWPQHLGHLSSGGTFANLEALWVAGQLAPGKAIAASDQAHYTHSRISSVLGLPFLTTPSDERGRMDLHALERLLETQNIGTVVVTLGTTAIGSVDPLDQVLALQKKFNFRIHVDAAYGGYFTLASNLSPETRAAFDAIPHADSIVIDPHKHGLQPYGCGSILFRDPAVGRFYKHDSPYTYFSSKDLHLGEISLECSRAGASAVALWATQQLLPYTPGGAFAQGLEASHTAALELHRRLTESTHFHTPSSPPQLDIVFWAVNAPTPEASSALAQSIFDEAAKNDLHLALAKLPVRFFPHNTWQDTPPNDTEDKVICLRSVLMKPEHLLWLDHLWKRLQAAAVHQVPSIPR; encoded by the coding sequence ATGCCAGCCGATGACTTCCTGAAACTCCTCGACGCCGCCCAACAGCACCTTGACGAAGGCTTTGCCCACCTCCCCGCAAACCCCGCGCCCCCGCTGGACGAATCAGCCTCTGCGATCCTCCATCAGGTAGCCGGCCGCCTGCAGGACAACTACCCCTACGCCCATCCCCTCTACGCCGGCCAGATGCTGAAGCCGCCCCACCCCATCGCTCGCGCCGCCTATGCGCTGGCCATGTCGGTCAACCCCAACAACCACGCCCTCGACGGCGGCCGCGCCAGCTCCGCCATGGAGATCGAAGCCGTTGCCGCTCTCGCAAAGATGTTTCACTGGCCCCAGCATCTCGGTCACCTCTCCAGCGGCGGCACCTTCGCCAACCTCGAAGCCCTCTGGGTCGCCGGCCAACTCGCGCCAGGCAAGGCAATAGCAGCCTCCGACCAGGCGCACTACACGCACAGCCGCATCTCAAGCGTCCTCGGCCTGCCCTTCCTCACCACCCCCTCCGACGAGCGCGGCCGCATGGACCTCCACGCACTCGAGCGTCTCCTCGAAACCCAAAACATAGGCACCGTCGTCGTCACGCTAGGCACCACCGCCATCGGCTCGGTCGATCCACTCGACCAAGTTCTCGCCCTGCAGAAAAAATTCAACTTCCGCATCCACGTCGATGCAGCCTACGGCGGGTACTTCACCCTCGCCTCCAATCTCTCCCCCGAGACCCGCGCCGCCTTCGACGCCATCCCCCACGCCGACTCCATCGTCATCGATCCCCACAAGCACGGCCTCCAACCCTACGGCTGCGGCTCCATCCTCTTCCGCGACCCAGCCGTCGGCCGCTTCTACAAGCACGACTCCCCCTACACCTACTTCTCCTCCAAAGACCTCCACCTCGGCGAGATCTCACTCGAGTGCTCCCGCGCCGGCGCCTCAGCCGTAGCTCTTTGGGCCACCCAGCAGCTCCTCCCCTACACTCCCGGCGGCGCCTTCGCCCAGGGACTCGAAGCCAGTCACACCGCAGCCCTCGAACTCCACCGCCGCCTCACCGAATCCACCCACTTCCACACCCCGTCCAGCCCGCCGCAGCTTGATATCGTCTTCTGGGCCGTCAACGCCCCCACCCCGGAGGCCTCCTCGGCGCTCGCGCAGTCGATCTTCGACGAAGCCGCCAAAAACGATCTCCACCTCGCCCTCGCCAAACTTCCAGTGCGTTTTTTTCCACATAATACCTGGCAAGATACCCCCCCAAATGATACGGAAGACAAAGTCATCTGCCTCCGATCCGTCCTCATGAAACCGGAGCATCTCCTTTGGTTAGACCACTTATGGAAACGCCTTCAGGCCGCAGCCGTCCATCAAGTACCGTCAATACCCCGATAG
- a CDS encoding APC family permease, producing the protein MSFLQLVAGKPLATSEERAEHIGPISGIPVFGLDALSSAAYGPEAALTLLIPLGAAGIAHIVPISFAIIALLAVVFFSYCQTIDGYPHGGGSYTVASENLGETAGLLAAAALMIDYILNAAVGISAGVEALVSAFPSLLPHTLAFCLAILALLTLINIRGTKDTGIAFLIPTYMFIGTLIAVIGIGAFRAIGAHGHPVPIVSPPHMPPATSMLSLWLLAKVFSSGCTAMTGVEAVSNGTAAFRDPTQRNAKRTLTIIIVLLMIFLSGIALLCRAYNIGATDPASAGYQSILSQLISAVMGRGWFYYVGSASILAVLALSANTSYADFPRLTRAIAMNDYLPHVFKIRGRRLLYSHGIVALVGFTAALLIAFGGITDRLIPLFAIGAFMAFTLSQAGIVMHWKKQGGRGSFHRMIVNGIGAVATGLTLVVVLVAKFTAGAWIVAILIPALIFLMLAVRRHYRGVGQEIAIDRPIRLDNLAEPLVIVPLDRWSRITEKGLRFAMKLSDHVEAVHVDAEECRDEVAEMWQRNVALPIEQTGRAVPKLIFLSSPYRFVLMPLVEHILQVEREHPDRQIAVLVPELVVKHWWQTPLHNQRAQVLKLFLLVRGNQRITVINIPWYL; encoded by the coding sequence ATGTCCTTTCTTCAACTTGTCGCTGGTAAACCCCTCGCGACATCCGAGGAACGCGCCGAACACATTGGACCGATCTCTGGCATTCCGGTATTTGGCTTGGATGCCCTCAGTTCTGCCGCCTATGGCCCCGAGGCAGCTCTTACTCTCCTTATCCCACTAGGCGCAGCGGGCATCGCGCACATTGTCCCGATCAGCTTCGCTATCATCGCACTTCTTGCCGTAGTGTTCTTCTCGTACTGCCAAACCATCGACGGCTATCCGCATGGGGGTGGCAGCTATACGGTCGCCAGCGAAAACCTCGGCGAAACCGCCGGTCTACTTGCCGCTGCCGCACTCATGATCGACTACATTCTCAATGCTGCGGTCGGCATCTCCGCTGGCGTAGAAGCCCTCGTGTCGGCCTTCCCATCGCTCCTGCCCCATACACTCGCTTTCTGCCTCGCGATTCTCGCGTTACTCACGCTCATCAACATCCGGGGCACCAAGGACACAGGTATCGCCTTTCTGATTCCGACGTACATGTTTATAGGCACACTGATCGCAGTCATTGGCATCGGCGCCTTCCGCGCGATCGGTGCCCACGGCCATCCCGTTCCGATTGTCTCTCCCCCGCATATGCCTCCCGCCACTTCGATGCTCTCCCTTTGGCTGCTCGCCAAGGTATTCTCCAGCGGCTGCACCGCCATGACCGGCGTCGAGGCCGTCTCGAATGGAACAGCGGCTTTCCGAGATCCCACACAGCGCAATGCCAAGCGTACTCTTACCATCATCATCGTACTTTTGATGATTTTTCTCAGCGGCATCGCCCTGCTGTGTCGCGCGTATAACATCGGTGCCACCGATCCTGCCAGTGCGGGCTACCAGAGCATCCTCTCCCAACTCATTTCTGCAGTTATGGGGCGGGGCTGGTTCTACTACGTCGGCAGCGCGTCCATTCTGGCCGTGCTGGCACTTTCTGCCAACACCTCGTACGCTGACTTTCCCCGCCTTACGCGTGCGATTGCGATGAACGACTACCTTCCGCATGTCTTCAAAATTCGCGGACGCCGGCTGCTTTATTCGCACGGAATCGTCGCTCTGGTTGGTTTTACTGCTGCCCTTCTGATCGCCTTCGGCGGCATTACCGATCGCCTCATCCCACTCTTCGCCATTGGAGCTTTTATGGCGTTCACTCTATCTCAAGCCGGGATTGTCATGCATTGGAAGAAGCAAGGTGGAAGAGGCTCTTTCCATCGCATGATTGTCAACGGGATCGGAGCGGTCGCGACTGGATTAACCCTTGTTGTCGTGCTGGTCGCCAAGTTCACCGCGGGCGCGTGGATCGTGGCGATTCTCATTCCTGCGCTGATATTCCTCATGCTCGCAGTGAGACGTCACTATAGAGGTGTTGGTCAGGAGATCGCCATCGACAGGCCTATCCGACTCGACAATCTTGCCGAGCCTCTGGTCATCGTCCCGCTCGATCGCTGGTCCCGTATCACTGAAAAGGGACTCCGCTTCGCTATGAAGCTAAGCGACCATGTTGAAGCTGTTCATGTCGACGCGGAGGAGTGTCGCGACGAGGTCGCTGAAATGTGGCAGCGTAACGTAGCTCTACCGATAGAACAAACTGGGAGGGCAGTTCCAAAGCTGATTTTTCTATCCTCGCCCTATCGCTTTGTCCTGATGCCTTTGGTAGAACACATTCTCCAGGTTGAGCGTGAGCATCCCGATCGCCAGATCGCGGTCCTGGTTCCCGAGCTGGTCGTGAAACACTGGTGGCAGACGCCACTCCACAACCAGCGCGCCCAGGTTCTCAAATTATTTCTCTTGGTGCGCGGCAATCAGCGAATTACGGTCATCAACATTCCCTGGTATCTGTAG
- a CDS encoding adenosine deaminase family protein, with amino-acid sequence MLHRLQTITPASFLLCFVTAAHAQIAAPRAASVIAKGTAATPTPREQRAIKAFNTARPSPLQLNAFLTRMPKGADLHMHLSGAVYAETFIKDGAADLLCVDPTTHSFIKPSATTRSIPPQPVCGEGNVRAEDAFKDQKLYDALVDSFSMRAFVPSAGVSGHDQFFSTFDRFRSLNKSHTGEWLDEVATRAAAQNEQYLEVMETPIFTDLSKIVSNIDWPSTPADPAQNRTGDATGTSREDLSHLRDTLLNAGLRDEVAVDRKELDDALDARDRIENCGQPSARSACSVKVRFLYQVLRAFPPQHVFAQTLLAFEVASVDPRVVGLNFVQPEDVYLSMSEYHRQMLMLDYLHSVYPKVHIALHAGEIAPGLVPPDGLRFHIREAVDLGHAERIGHGVDVMYENEPQALLKELADRHIMVEINLTSNDVILGVTTPWHPLPSYRAAGVPIALSTDDEGVSRIDLTNEYTRAAMEFNLSYLDLKQSARTSLEHDFLPGPSLWQQPDVFSKTVAACAGQPLGGANPTPNCLSFLQSSEKAAEQWELEHRYDLFESNLP; translated from the coding sequence ATGCTCCATCGTCTCCAAACCATCACGCCTGCATCATTTCTTCTTTGTTTCGTCACCGCTGCTCACGCGCAAATCGCAGCACCACGGGCCGCATCGGTCATTGCGAAGGGAACCGCCGCGACTCCCACGCCACGCGAACAGCGGGCTATCAAGGCCTTCAACACCGCCAGGCCAAGCCCTCTCCAACTGAATGCCTTCCTCACCCGCATGCCCAAGGGCGCGGACCTGCACATGCACCTCTCGGGAGCGGTCTACGCCGAGACCTTTATTAAGGATGGAGCTGCCGATCTTCTCTGCGTCGACCCCACCACCCACAGCTTCATCAAGCCGTCCGCTACCACCCGCAGCATCCCGCCGCAGCCCGTCTGTGGCGAGGGCAATGTCCGTGCCGAGGACGCCTTCAAAGACCAGAAACTCTACGACGCTCTCGTCGATTCCTTCTCCATGCGCGCCTTCGTGCCCAGCGCGGGCGTCAGCGGGCACGATCAGTTCTTCTCCACCTTCGACCGCTTCCGAAGTCTCAATAAATCCCACACCGGAGAATGGCTCGACGAAGTCGCCACCCGCGCTGCCGCCCAGAACGAGCAATACCTGGAGGTCATGGAGACACCCATCTTCACCGACCTCTCGAAGATCGTCTCGAACATTGATTGGCCCTCCACCCCTGCCGATCCCGCGCAAAACCGCACTGGCGACGCCACCGGCACAAGCCGCGAAGACCTCAGCCATCTCCGCGACACCCTCCTCAACGCGGGCCTCCGCGACGAAGTCGCCGTTGATCGCAAAGAGCTTGATGACGCCCTCGACGCTCGTGACCGCATCGAAAACTGCGGCCAACCCAGCGCCCGATCGGCCTGTTCCGTCAAGGTTCGCTTTCTCTACCAAGTCCTCCGCGCCTTCCCACCACAGCACGTCTTCGCGCAGACCCTGCTGGCCTTTGAGGTCGCCTCGGTGGACCCGCGCGTCGTCGGACTCAACTTCGTCCAGCCCGAAGATGTCTACCTGTCCATGTCCGAATATCACCGCCAGATGTTGATGCTCGACTACCTTCACAGCGTCTACCCCAAGGTCCACATTGCCCTCCACGCCGGCGAGATTGCCCCTGGCCTCGTCCCACCCGACGGTCTTCGCTTTCATATTCGCGAAGCTGTCGACCTTGGCCACGCCGAACGCATCGGCCACGGTGTCGACGTCATGTACGAGAACGAGCCTCAAGCATTGCTGAAAGAATTAGCCGACCGTCACATCATGGTTGAGATCAACCTCACCTCGAACGACGTCATCCTCGGAGTCACCACGCCCTGGCATCCCCTTCCGTCCTATCGCGCCGCCGGCGTTCCCATCGCCCTCTCCACCGACGACGAGGGTGTCTCCCGCATCGATCTCACCAACGAGTACACGCGCGCCGCCATGGAGTTCAACCTCTCCTACCTCGACCTCAAGCAATCCGCCCGCACCAGCCTCGAGCACGACTTCCTTCCCGGCCCCAGCCTCTGGCAGCAGCCCGACGTCTTCAGCAAAACCGTCGCAGCCTGTGCCGGACAGCCTTTAGGAGGCGCAAATCCAACCCCAAACTGCCTGAGCTTTCTTCAGTCCAGCGAAAAAGCGGCTGAACAGTGGGAGCTCGAACACCGCTACGATCTCTTCGAGTCCAATCTACCTTGA